From the Montipora capricornis isolate CH-2021 chromosome 2, ASM3666992v2, whole genome shotgun sequence genome, one window contains:
- the LOC138037012 gene encoding short transient receptor potential channel 2 homolog: protein MLRLYLAVWSRQLKNNYPLIISSYLYGVNALCLSFRVFGHIVEQFQEVGTTQTALFSILRDIRVVLGHFLLATVSFSFALTKVYVDERSFGDGGAHDHACMNKGGIFCWWKMFVHLVLSIVGIPEFDKMDFSMDTLSDTVLLVKYAIFLVLGILLLTNMLISVLGHTYEQTQDNSVQEWAYKRAQTIETCNDYDPIPVPLNIIYFLGECMYNKSIRCTEESPQSCQASPIITHRIEDLENKYFANYKNSFPLIGETKLDRVLDETKRSRQMATQIICSSFKSRENDHRIPLLWESALAMFRHSPRGSKTEAGKHIAQG from the exons ATGCTGAGATTGTACCTTGCGGTGTGGTCACGGCAACTCAAGAATAACTATCCTCTTATCATCTCAAGTTATTTGTATGGTGTCAATGCCCTGTGTCTGTCCTTTAGAGTTTTTGGTCACATAGTGGAACAATTTCAGGAAGTTGGAACCACTCAAACGGCCTTATTCAGCATTCTTAGAGACATTCGCGTTGTACTTGGACATTTTCTTCTGGCTACTGTGtccttttcctttgctttaACGAAAGTGTATGTGgatgagagatcttttggtGACGGCGGTGCACATGACCA tgcCTGCATGAATAAAGGTGGAATTTTCTG CTGGTGGAAAATGTTCGTTCATTTGGTACTTTCAATTGTTGGCATACCAGAATTCGATAAGATGGATTTTTCCATGGATACACTTTCAGACACCGTTTTGCTGGTGAAATACGCCATATTTCTTGTACTGGGAATACTTCTTCTCACGAATATGCTGATATCCGTGCTGGGTCACACATATGAACAAACGCAG GACAACTCAGTCCAGGAGTGGGCTTATAAAAGAGCACAAACAATTGAGACATGCAACGACTATGATCCAATACCAGTTCCCCTCAATATAATTTACTTCCTTGGAGAGTGTATGTACAACAAGAGCATAAGGTGCACAGAGGAAAGCCCTCAAAGCTGTCAG GCCAGCCCTATAATCACACACAGAATCGAAGATCTGGAAAATAAATACtttgcaaattacaaaaattcgTTTCCTCTCAttg GTGAGACGAAACTTGATAGAGTACTGGATGAAACAAAGAGAAGCAGGCAAATGGCCACACAGATTATCTGTTCGAGCTTCAAATCCCGGGAAAATGACCACAGAATACCTCTTt